One window of the Runella slithyformis DSM 19594 genome contains the following:
- a CDS encoding DUF6169 family protein, whose translation MEDIEKQRIIDENGKQRWEQLEDPRIKATVMIILKEYLEDNIYLSLIYVCSRDKGMDRARNILFNKWFNEAKSEQNYFPNIPISKHNNSFRVNIHDKHLTYATLLTPETCPYQKQIEEAFMDYHKSLIKRSFYYQQK comes from the coding sequence ATGGAGGATATCGAAAAGCAAAGAATTATTGATGAGAATGGTAAACAGAGATGGGAACAATTAGAAGATCCCAGAATTAAGGCCACAGTAATGATCATTCTTAAGGAATACTTAGAAGATAATATATATTTGAGTTTGATTTATGTTTGCAGCCGTGATAAGGGCATGGATAGGGCCAGAAATATATTATTTAATAAATGGTTTAACGAAGCGAAATCAGAACAGAATTATTTTCCCAATATACCTATATCAAAGCACAACAATTCCTTCAGGGTAAATATTCACGATAAGCACTTAACTTATGCTACTTTATTAACACCGGAAACTTGTCCATATCAAAAACAGATAGAAGAAGCTTTTATGGATTACCACAAATCATTGATTAAAAGATCTTTTTACTATCAACAAAAATGA
- a CDS encoding HlyD family efflux transporter periplasmic adaptor subunit — protein sequence MKLHNTHQLSDEMLTIAGEVPNWVVRAGAGIFSGIFGLFLIGTWVIKYPEVLKGNAVVTTQVPPIRVVTRSGGRMIRLLAKDEMQVTKGQVLAEIENTTRLENIPTMQRLIVEAKQFLQDTQRPISFPTTNFVWGDLQQDFLLLRQSYLDLKRLQADRHLHDQLARLHQQAEELRQMTALNERQKALHEEEFKNTEEQFKSDEKLYKEGVYSKMDYLKTKNKYIEKQREREDFDKRSIDNRIKINELEQTAEQFNYTHVEKTRQCLDNIGRSIANIENSLRNWQQHYLITAPADGKLVFLKNLTENQHLTASDTLFAVMPSQSQFIASVDIPVRGMGKASVGQKVIIKLDDYPYQEFGMLEGKVLSMAPSLSVRSYRVVVALPHGLHSTYHQTLYCRSEMAGTAEIVTADLRLIERAFYGIRKLLM from the coding sequence ATGAAACTGCACAACACACATCAATTAAGCGACGAAATGCTCACGATCGCCGGCGAAGTGCCCAATTGGGTAGTACGTGCCGGAGCGGGTATCTTTTCGGGCATCTTCGGATTATTCCTGATCGGCACCTGGGTGATCAAATACCCCGAGGTACTGAAAGGCAATGCCGTCGTGACCACCCAAGTACCGCCGATCCGGGTAGTGACCCGTTCGGGCGGACGAATGATCCGGTTACTGGCAAAAGATGAAATGCAGGTCACCAAAGGGCAGGTGTTGGCCGAAATCGAAAATACGACCCGCTTGGAAAACATCCCGACCATGCAACGGCTGATCGTCGAAGCAAAGCAATTTTTACAGGATACACAACGGCCCATCAGCTTTCCCACTACGAATTTTGTGTGGGGCGATTTGCAGCAGGACTTTCTCCTGCTGCGCCAAAGCTATCTTGACCTCAAACGCCTCCAAGCCGACCGTCACCTCCATGACCAACTGGCGCGGCTGCACCAACAGGCTGAAGAACTGCGACAAATGACGGCATTGAATGAACGCCAGAAAGCCCTCCACGAAGAGGAATTCAAAAACACCGAAGAGCAGTTCAAAAGCGACGAGAAACTGTACAAAGAAGGCGTATACAGCAAAATGGATTACCTCAAAACGAAAAATAAGTACATTGAAAAGCAGCGCGAGCGGGAAGATTTTGACAAACGGAGCATCGACAACCGGATTAAAATAAACGAGTTGGAACAGACCGCCGAACAATTCAATTACACACACGTTGAAAAAACGCGTCAGTGTCTCGACAACATCGGACGGAGCATAGCCAACATCGAAAACAGTCTGCGCAACTGGCAGCAGCATTACCTCATCACCGCTCCCGCCGACGGCAAACTGGTCTTTCTGAAAAACCTCACCGAAAACCAACACCTGACCGCCTCCGATACCCTGTTTGCGGTCATGCCCAGCCAATCCCAATTCATCGCGTCCGTCGACATTCCGGTGCGCGGCATGGGCAAGGCAAGCGTCGGGCAGAAAGTCATCATCAAACTGGACGATTACCCCTATCAGGAATTTGGCATGCTGGAAGGGAAAGTACTCAGCATGGCCCCTTCGCTCAGCGTCAGATCGTACCGCGTCGTAGTCGCTTTGCCGCACGGATTGCACAGTACGTACCACCAAACCCTGTATTGCAGATCGGAAATGGCCGGCACCGCCGAGATCGTCACCGCTGATCTGAGGCTGATCGAGCGCGCTTTTTACGGCATTCGTAAGTTGCTGATGTGA
- a CDS encoding helix-turn-helix domain-containing protein, which produces MHRLEKEIFEKLTHLIQQNLTNPAFSLSTICRELGISRTQLHRIVTAQSQRSITLYIRKVRMLKAKELLVNTDLRVSEITYEVGIDSPQNFSKYFTQEFNVSPTEFRKQNQTAESPAGTNPQVSIAVLPFVNMSSDPEQEYFCDGMTEEIINRLAQVSGLKIAGRTSSFTFKGQNMDVRQIGQRLNVDFVLEGSIRKSGHTLRITVQLNNTADGYQVWSERYDREAEEVFDIQDDISLSILNRIKSNLLSHEKDAVLKRYTNNSEAYRLYLHGRFYDNKFAGAENFHKAIDYYRAAIAIEPRYAIAYSGMASCYLNLWFYRYAPAGQCLPQLRQSAQRALELDDQIAESHLAVARLKMYYEWDLTGALNSFRKALELNHNMAEAHGQYALCLSILEDVPQALTHALTAFDLDPFSLINNFYTGYIYWIAGDFQKALMQGKRLLDLEPNFWGGHIIMGFNLIKAKRYDEALAELENALRQNYSGLTLSGYGSLLAMMGHREKAREVLRQMEILNQTQPVANYDMGIVYACLGDKDTACDFFEEAIALREPPMLFFRFIMRDWLAPFKNDPRYSALPDKVLLKGL; this is translated from the coding sequence ATGCACCGTTTGGAAAAAGAAATTTTTGAAAAACTGACCCATCTCATTCAGCAGAATCTTACGAATCCTGCCTTCTCACTCAGTACCATTTGCAGGGAGTTAGGCATAAGCCGAACGCAGCTGCACCGCATTGTGACCGCCCAAAGCCAACGTTCCATTACCCTTTATATCCGGAAAGTGAGAATGCTGAAAGCCAAAGAGCTATTGGTCAACACAGACCTGCGCGTGTCTGAGATCACCTACGAAGTGGGGATCGACAGTCCGCAAAATTTCAGCAAATACTTTACTCAAGAGTTTAACGTCAGTCCGACCGAATTCAGAAAACAGAACCAAACGGCAGAGAGCCCCGCCGGCACCAACCCCCAAGTTTCCATTGCCGTATTGCCCTTCGTCAATATGAGCAGCGACCCCGAACAGGAGTATTTCTGCGACGGCATGACCGAAGAGATCATCAACCGTCTGGCGCAGGTCTCGGGCCTGAAAATAGCGGGACGCACCTCCAGTTTTACCTTCAAAGGCCAAAACATGGATGTACGGCAGATCGGTCAGCGGCTCAACGTTGACTTTGTATTGGAAGGAAGCATTCGGAAATCGGGCCATACGCTGCGCATCACCGTCCAGCTTAACAATACCGCCGACGGGTATCAGGTCTGGTCTGAAAGATATGACCGCGAGGCGGAAGAGGTATTTGATATCCAGGATGATATCTCCCTATCCATTCTCAACCGCATCAAAAGTAATCTTTTGAGCCACGAAAAAGACGCCGTTCTGAAAAGATACACCAACAATTCCGAGGCCTATCGGCTGTACCTTCACGGGCGTTTTTACGACAACAAATTTGCCGGGGCCGAAAATTTCCACAAAGCCATTGACTATTATCGGGCAGCCATTGCCATTGAACCCCGCTACGCCATCGCCTATTCGGGCATGGCTTCCTGCTACCTCAACCTGTGGTTTTATCGGTACGCCCCGGCCGGACAGTGCCTGCCCCAACTCCGGCAGTCGGCCCAACGCGCACTGGAATTGGATGACCAAATTGCCGAAAGTCATCTGGCCGTTGCCCGCCTGAAAATGTACTATGAATGGGATCTGACCGGGGCCCTGAACTCGTTCAGAAAAGCCCTCGAACTGAATCACAACATGGCAGAAGCACACGGCCAATACGCACTGTGCCTCAGTATTTTGGAGGACGTTCCCCAAGCCCTCACCCACGCCCTGACGGCCTTTGACCTCGACCCTTTTTCGCTGATCAACAATTTCTACACAGGCTATATTTACTGGATCGCGGGCGACTTTCAGAAAGCGCTCATGCAGGGGAAAAGATTGCTCGACCTTGAACCCAACTTTTGGGGCGGCCACATCATCATGGGATTCAACCTCATAAAAGCCAAGCGGTACGACGAAGCCCTCGCTGAACTGGAAAATGCCCTTCGGCAAAATTACAGCGGCTTGACCCTGAGCGGATACGGCAGCCTGCTGGCCATGATGGGGCACCGGGAAAAAGCCCGGGAGGTACTGCGGCAAATGGAAATCCTGAACCAAACCCAACCTGTGGCCAACTACGACATGGGCATCGTCTACGCCTGTTTGGGCGACAAAGACACGGCCTGCGATTTCTTTGAAGAGGCCATTGCCCTGCGCGAGCCTCCGATGCTGTTCTTCCGGTTCATTATGCGCGATTGGCTGGCGCCTTTTAAAAACGACCCCCGTTACAGCGCGTTGCCGGACAAGGTGCTGCTGAAAGGCCTGTAA
- a CDS encoding AraC family transcriptional regulator → MYKIILLIDFAEEYSKGLLKGISKYSKEHGPWIFCRMPLFQRETIGIDGILEWALEWEADGIIGQLYNDPKISKIVEAGIPVIAQDFKERFKEIPNITGDHYEAGKMGAEYFLRKGFKNFAFYGFKDIVWSRERADGFEDRVKKAGHQVHYFEHIMARSSELWYYKPSPLSQWLKSLPKPIALMTCDDNQGQHITEACRQSNIRIPEHVAVLGVDNDEMICEFSDPPLSSIGQDTERGGYDAAKLLHHMIEHGTADYYDIIVKPTQIITRQSTDIYATNDRYIASSLKFIHQNIDKNLQVEDIVKQVPLSRRALEQRFQDITGYPIYKYIFNLRIEKFTQKLIETDMTVFEIALEMGLTDSKNIARQFRQIKGCTPIEYRNRHLAGK, encoded by the coding sequence ATGTATAAAATCATTCTCCTCATCGACTTTGCCGAAGAATACAGCAAAGGCCTGTTGAAAGGCATTTCCAAGTATTCCAAAGAGCACGGCCCGTGGATCTTTTGTCGGATGCCGTTATTTCAACGCGAAACGATCGGGATTGACGGAATTCTGGAATGGGCCTTAGAGTGGGAAGCCGACGGCATCATCGGCCAATTATACAACGACCCCAAGATCTCCAAAATCGTGGAAGCGGGCATTCCCGTCATTGCGCAGGATTTTAAAGAACGCTTCAAAGAAATTCCCAATATCACGGGCGACCACTACGAAGCGGGGAAGATGGGGGCTGAATATTTTCTCCGAAAAGGATTCAAAAACTTTGCTTTTTATGGCTTCAAAGACATCGTTTGGTCGCGCGAGCGAGCTGATGGTTTTGAAGACCGAGTCAAAAAAGCGGGGCATCAGGTACACTATTTTGAGCACATCATGGCGCGGTCGAGCGAGTTGTGGTACTACAAGCCCAGCCCGCTGAGCCAATGGCTTAAATCTCTGCCCAAGCCCATTGCCCTCATGACCTGCGACGACAACCAGGGTCAGCACATCACCGAGGCCTGTCGGCAATCCAACATCCGCATTCCCGAACACGTAGCAGTGCTGGGCGTAGACAATGATGAAATGATCTGTGAGTTTTCGGACCCTCCCCTTTCCAGCATCGGGCAGGATACCGAAAGAGGAGGCTACGACGCGGCCAAGTTGCTGCACCATATGATCGAACACGGCACAGCTGATTATTATGATATCATCGTCAAACCCACGCAGATTATCACGCGCCAGTCTACCGACATCTACGCCACCAACGACCGCTACATTGCGTCTTCCCTCAAGTTCATTCACCAAAACATTGACAAAAACCTACAGGTAGAAGACATTGTGAAGCAGGTTCCGCTGTCGAGAAGGGCGTTGGAGCAACGTTTCCAGGACATTACAGGCTATCCCATCTATAAATACATCTTCAATCTCCGCATCGAAAAATTCACCCAAAAACTCATCGAAACCGACATGACGGTCTTTGAGATCGCCCTGGAGATGGGCCTGACCGACAGCAAAAACATTGCGCGGCAGTTTCGTCAGATCAAAGGCTGTACGCCCATCGAATACCGCAACCGGCATTTGGCAGGAAAGTAA
- a CDS encoding peptidase domain-containing ABC transporter translates to METQHFSTVTTFFRQKDHNDSALKCLRSVARHYGKTLSWNMLRAQKNRGCDSLKDVAELAESLGLRARCLSLPYTALVEEVSLPCIVRWNGQGYIVVSGIVENQLVIGTDRKTITVSSDEFCKNWLQSGSDRDAILLLDPTPEFYRDENDSDRPKPTGLRSLLGYLKKYPKLLRQLVLGMLIGTLLKLILPFLTQSIVDVGVMHNNLNFIYLFLAGQLMLMLGRCSLEAIRAWLLLFISTRVGVSLLTDFVAKLMRLPVFFFNEKAVGEVMQRIEDQKRIEMFMSTHLTVILFSLLNLVIYTAIFALYDLSIFGIFVGATLLYIGWISIFMKKRRELDFNRVHLAGQEQNKLVQIVQGMPDVKLANAEMLKRWDWEQLRARLFRQNMQLLKLSQIQQIGGLLINESKGLIITFLSAKAVIDGHLSLGAMLAIQQMLGQTNGPTEQLFAYLQQIQDARISTERINAVHQMPEEETDDHTKTGLLPEQQALIVRNVNFQYPNSNRTALRNIRLYIPHGKTTAIVGSSGSGKTTLLKLLMKHYEPSSGEIALGNLNLNNVSVRKWRSECGVVMSDGVIFTDTILNNIALGDDTPNPEKARQAARVANIHEWIESTALGYHTPIGGDGGSISQGQKQRLLIARAVYKNPEFLFFDEGTSALDAQNQQVITRNLEEFFRGRTSVVVAHRLSTIRHADQIVVIEEGQIIEKGSHDELIALQGRYFELLTTQLEAAA, encoded by the coding sequence ATGGAAACACAACACTTTTCGACTGTAACGACTTTTTTTCGTCAAAAAGACCACAATGATTCGGCACTCAAATGCCTGCGGAGCGTAGCCCGACACTACGGAAAAACGCTCTCATGGAACATGCTTCGAGCCCAAAAAAACCGGGGTTGCGACAGTTTAAAAGACGTCGCCGAACTGGCCGAATCCCTGGGACTGCGGGCAAGATGTCTCTCCCTTCCGTATACGGCCCTCGTCGAGGAGGTTTCTTTGCCCTGCATTGTCAGGTGGAACGGCCAAGGGTATATCGTGGTGAGCGGGATCGTGGAGAATCAACTAGTCATCGGCACTGACCGTAAAACGATTACGGTATCGTCGGACGAGTTTTGCAAAAACTGGTTACAATCCGGCAGCGACAGAGACGCCATACTGCTGCTTGACCCCACGCCGGAGTTTTACCGCGACGAAAACGATTCTGACCGCCCCAAGCCTACCGGCCTGCGTTCGCTGCTGGGGTACCTCAAAAAATACCCGAAACTGTTGCGGCAGTTGGTGTTGGGAATGCTGATCGGTACCCTTCTGAAACTTATCCTTCCCTTTCTGACGCAATCCATCGTCGATGTGGGAGTGATGCACAACAACCTCAACTTCATCTACCTGTTTTTGGCGGGCCAGTTGATGCTCATGCTGGGGCGCTGTTCACTGGAAGCGATACGCGCATGGCTGTTGCTTTTTATAAGCACCCGCGTCGGGGTATCGCTGCTCACCGACTTTGTAGCCAAGCTGATGCGACTGCCCGTCTTTTTTTTCAATGAGAAAGCCGTGGGGGAAGTCATGCAGCGCATCGAAGACCAAAAACGCATCGAAATGTTTATGTCGACGCACCTGACGGTCATTCTGTTTTCGCTCCTGAATCTGGTCATCTACACCGCGATCTTTGCCCTGTATGACCTGAGCATCTTCGGGATCTTTGTCGGGGCGACGCTGCTCTACATCGGTTGGATCTCCATTTTTATGAAAAAACGCCGCGAACTCGATTTTAATCGTGTCCATCTGGCCGGGCAGGAGCAAAATAAACTGGTACAGATCGTGCAGGGTATGCCCGACGTCAAATTGGCCAACGCCGAAATGCTCAAACGCTGGGATTGGGAACAGCTGCGGGCCAGGCTTTTCCGACAGAACATGCAATTGCTCAAGCTTTCTCAGATTCAGCAGATCGGCGGGCTTTTGATCAATGAAAGCAAAGGTCTTATCATTACGTTTCTTTCGGCCAAGGCGGTCATTGACGGACACCTGTCGTTGGGAGCCATGCTGGCCATTCAGCAAATGTTGGGACAGACCAACGGACCTACCGAGCAGTTGTTTGCCTACCTACAGCAAATTCAGGATGCCCGCATCAGTACCGAGCGCATCAACGCCGTCCACCAAATGCCCGAAGAAGAAACCGACGATCATACCAAAACGGGGCTGCTGCCCGAGCAACAGGCCCTGATAGTACGGAATGTCAATTTTCAATACCCCAATTCCAACCGGACAGCCCTGCGCAACATTCGGCTGTACATTCCTCACGGGAAAACGACGGCCATTGTGGGATCGAGCGGCAGCGGCAAAACAACCCTGCTCAAACTCCTGATGAAACACTACGAACCGAGTTCGGGCGAGATCGCGCTCGGCAACCTCAACCTCAACAATGTTTCCGTCCGAAAATGGCGCAGCGAATGCGGGGTGGTGATGTCAGACGGGGTCATTTTTACGGATACCATCCTGAATAACATTGCCCTCGGCGACGACACCCCCAACCCCGAAAAAGCCCGGCAGGCGGCCCGCGTAGCCAATATCCACGAATGGATCGAGTCAACCGCCCTGGGATACCATACCCCCATCGGCGGCGACGGGGGCAGCATCAGCCAGGGGCAAAAACAACGCCTGCTCATTGCCCGGGCGGTCTATAAGAATCCCGAATTCCTGTTTTTCGACGAAGGAACCAGCGCCCTGGACGCCCAAAACCAGCAGGTGATCACGCGCAATCTTGAAGAATTTTTCCGAGGTCGTACCTCCGTCGTCGTGGCCCACCGCCTGAGCACCATCCGCCACGCCGACCAAATTGTGGTGATTGAAGAAGGACAGATCATTGAAAAAGGCTCACACGATGAACTCATCGCCCTCCAAGGTCGCTATTTTGAGCTCCTCACCACGCAACTCGAAGCCGCCGCGTAA
- a CDS encoding polysaccharide lyase family 8 super-sandwich domain-containing protein produces the protein MKPITHTFFIVFLCGAVSVFCNAQNKDLETIKRRIVTELMSSNVSDKAIEAIMAKMNDDGSFQGINYADLSRTASFPHGGHTRDLVYLAKAYKSKTSVFYQNKKVKDLVTKGLEYWVKHDFVGENWHDNQITTPTNLGNLMLVIGDELPKELVEKAQPMIGRANMSASGARQSGDRIVIAGILAKNLLFRGDANEFDNIIRIIEGEMKFATGERGIQHDYSFHHRVDRVNNTSSYGYGKYANAYGEWSFYVAGTKYQFSKEKINQLVDYYLDGIYKQMVYGVYEDISVKNRSISQKVSGFQPQSTLEIERVLVSTDYRKKELEEIIRLRKGEAKPSQSFAKFFWQTEHFVFQRPGFYTTVRMFSTRNRNMEEPYNGPGKTTHHRADGTNYLMLKGDEYHNIWAVYDWQKISGTTIMQKPKLYGPEDIQKEGLTNFVGAVTDGLYGAVAFDFKSPHDLTEAKKSWFFFDEEYVCLGTNIKSKPDLPVATTINQVLMRSDVTVMQDGTKKILPQGNRVAEKVKWVYHDKVGYIFPEPTTLHLSNQPETGRWSDITDQKNISTEVVKENVFTLWFNHGNKPNGASYQYIVVPNVSEQQLAGSANRSIEILSNTPDLQAVKHRNLGIIQLAFYKNGEVEIAKGAKLRMDSQGMAMLKLNGNRLKELTLADPSRKLSRMSVTVPGIYTAKGEGYFSVPDSKQNTTLLVVDLPQGVYAGKSVSVKL, from the coding sequence ATGAAACCAATAACCCACACCTTTTTCATAGTCTTCCTCTGCGGTGCAGTCTCCGTTTTCTGCAATGCTCAAAATAAAGATTTAGAAACCATCAAAAGACGAATCGTCACCGAATTGATGAGCAGCAACGTCAGCGACAAGGCTATAGAAGCCATCATGGCCAAAATGAACGACGACGGCAGTTTTCAGGGAATCAACTACGCCGACCTCAGCCGTACGGCGAGCTTTCCGCACGGGGGCCACACCCGCGATCTGGTGTATTTGGCCAAAGCGTATAAAAGCAAAACGTCGGTTTTTTATCAAAACAAAAAAGTCAAAGACTTGGTGACGAAAGGCTTGGAATATTGGGTGAAACATGATTTTGTGGGCGAAAACTGGCACGATAATCAAATCACCACTCCTACTAATCTGGGAAATCTGATGCTGGTCATCGGGGATGAATTGCCCAAAGAATTGGTCGAAAAAGCCCAACCCATGATCGGCCGGGCTAACATGAGCGCGTCAGGTGCCCGTCAAAGCGGCGACCGAATCGTGATTGCGGGGATTTTGGCCAAAAATTTACTCTTTCGGGGCGATGCCAACGAGTTTGACAACATCATCAGGATCATTGAAGGAGAAATGAAATTTGCGACGGGCGAACGCGGCATTCAGCACGATTACAGCTTTCACCACCGCGTCGACCGGGTCAACAATACTTCTTCCTACGGCTACGGCAAATACGCCAATGCCTACGGCGAGTGGTCGTTTTACGTGGCCGGCACCAAGTATCAGTTTTCCAAAGAGAAAATAAACCAACTCGTAGACTATTATTTGGACGGAATTTACAAACAAATGGTGTACGGAGTCTATGAAGACATCAGCGTCAAAAACCGCAGTATTTCGCAGAAAGTCAGCGGTTTTCAGCCGCAAAGCACCCTCGAAATTGAGCGGGTTTTGGTAAGTACCGATTACCGTAAAAAAGAACTGGAAGAAATTATCCGGCTCCGAAAAGGAGAAGCGAAGCCTTCGCAATCGTTTGCCAAATTCTTCTGGCAAACCGAGCATTTTGTGTTTCAGCGGCCCGGGTTTTACACCACCGTCCGGATGTTTTCTACCCGCAACCGCAACATGGAAGAGCCCTACAACGGCCCCGGCAAAACCACCCACCACCGCGCCGACGGCACCAACTACCTGATGCTCAAAGGCGACGAATACCATAACATTTGGGCGGTGTATGACTGGCAAAAAATATCGGGAACCACCATCATGCAAAAACCCAAATTGTATGGTCCGGAAGACATTCAGAAAGAAGGCTTGACGAACTTTGTAGGGGCCGTAACCGATGGATTGTACGGAGCCGTAGCGTTCGATTTCAAAAGCCCGCACGATCTGACCGAAGCCAAAAAATCGTGGTTCTTTTTTGACGAAGAATACGTGTGTCTCGGCACCAACATCAAATCCAAGCCCGATCTGCCCGTCGCCACCACCATCAATCAGGTATTGATGCGAAGCGACGTAACCGTCATGCAGGACGGCACCAAAAAGATCCTCCCCCAAGGCAACCGCGTGGCGGAAAAGGTAAAATGGGTCTACCACGACAAAGTAGGGTACATTTTCCCGGAACCCACCACCCTCCACCTGTCCAATCAGCCGGAAACGGGGCGTTGGTCGGACATTACGGACCAGAAAAACATCAGCACCGAAGTAGTCAAAGAGAACGTGTTTACCCTGTGGTTCAATCACGGAAATAAACCCAACGGTGCGTCGTATCAATACATTGTGGTGCCCAATGTGTCGGAGCAACAACTGGCCGGCAGCGCGAACCGCTCCATCGAAATCCTTTCCAATACCCCTGATTTACAGGCCGTAAAGCACAGAAACTTAGGCATCATTCAATTGGCTTTTTATAAGAACGGCGAAGTGGAAATTGCCAAGGGGGCCAAACTGAGAATGGACAGCCAAGGCATGGCGATGCTCAAACTAAACGGCAATCGACTGAAAGAACTCACCCTCGCCGATCCTTCCCGAAAATTGAGCCGCATGAGCGTAACCGTACCCGGTATATACACCGCCAAAGGAGAAGGCTATTTTTCCGTACCGGACAGCAAACAAAATACGACCTTATTGGTGGTGGACTTGCCGCAGGGGGTCTATGCGGGTAAAAGCGTGAGTGTGAAATTGTAG
- a CDS encoding DUF3500 domain-containing protein, protein MKNFLLITVLFLSCRAMNGLAQPGQSPARSVTQFLATLNAEEVKKATYAFTDSLRFKWTNLPVGMVPRPGIQYGALSDKSRMAFHRVLSSLLSSQGYLKTTSIMQLDDILNTLYQQAFDRGEINQKFLTQMQNLKWAHGNYYISIWGTPSDTAPWGLNFGGHHMALNVTCRGREIVMSPYFIGTDPSEVKSSKYAGLRVLSKEEDYGFMLINALTDAQKSKAVLKQAIPKDIITHPGSSQRIEGYYGIAAGQLDAAQKELLKLLIQEYIHNFEHRKAHQLFDKILQSGLEKVHFAWIGSLENNKPHYYIINGPDFLIEYDNVGFQNDGNHIHAILREKGNDFGADLLKQHYLEVKHE, encoded by the coding sequence ATGAAAAACTTCCTGCTGATTACCGTTCTGTTTCTAAGCTGCCGGGCCATGAATGGATTGGCCCAACCCGGTCAGTCTCCGGCCCGGTCAGTCACTCAGTTTCTGGCAACCCTCAATGCCGAAGAAGTAAAAAAGGCCACCTACGCTTTCACCGACAGCCTGCGGTTCAAATGGACCAACCTGCCCGTGGGAATGGTGCCGCGTCCGGGTATTCAGTACGGAGCGTTGTCGGACAAAAGCCGGATGGCGTTTCATCGGGTACTCTCGTCGCTGCTCAGCTCACAGGGCTACCTGAAAACGACGAGCATCATGCAGTTGGACGATATCCTCAATACGCTTTACCAACAGGCGTTTGACAGGGGCGAGATCAATCAGAAGTTTCTTACCCAAATGCAAAACCTGAAATGGGCGCACGGCAACTATTACATTTCCATTTGGGGAACGCCTTCCGACACAGCCCCCTGGGGGCTCAATTTCGGCGGTCATCACATGGCCCTGAACGTAACCTGCCGGGGGCGGGAGATCGTGATGTCACCCTATTTCATCGGTACTGATCCTTCAGAAGTAAAATCTTCCAAATACGCGGGGTTGCGCGTGTTGAGCAAGGAGGAGGACTACGGCTTTATGCTCATCAATGCCCTGACAGACGCCCAAAAATCAAAGGCCGTTTTGAAACAGGCCATTCCCAAAGATATCATTACGCATCCCGGCAGCAGTCAGCGCATTGAGGGCTATTACGGCATTGCCGCCGGGCAGTTGGATGCGGCGCAGAAAGAACTGCTGAAGCTGCTCATTCAGGAATACATTCACAATTTTGAACACCGAAAAGCACATCAACTGTTTGACAAAATCCTGCAATCAGGTCTTGAAAAGGTACATTTTGCCTGGATCGGCAGCCTTGAAAACAACAAACCGCATTATTACATCATCAACGGTCCCGATTTTCTGATTGAGTACGACAACGTTGGCTTTCAAAACGACGGCAATCACATTCACGCCATCCTGCGGGAAAAAGGGAATGACTTCGGGGCTGATTTATTGAAGCAGCATTACCTGGAGGTGAAGCATGAATGA